The bacterium nucleotide sequence ACTTCAAGAAGCGTAACTACCCCGAAGCCATAACGTATTATCAGAAGGCGCTGTTCATAGACCCGACCTTCGCCATGTCCTACTATAACATTGCTCTTGCCAACGAGAACATGGGACAACAGATCGATGCCATTGCTAATTACGAAAAGTTCCTGCGGTTCTGGCTGGGTGATCCCAAGTACAAATCTATAGCACAACAAAAAATCTCCCGCCTAAGGCAAAACAACCAGTAAAGCGATGTTATTTTAAACTGGTAAAGCTAAGATGCATCCAGTCTGAACCAACAGTGAACCATCTCCAATAAACGCATACTTTAAGAGGGCTTTATGAAACTCAATTACATCAAGTACCAAATCTTTCCAGTATTTTTTCTGCTTTTATTCGGATTTTCTCTTCTGGCACCTCCTGTTTCTCTCGCATTCAAGACTTCAGAGGTAAACAGCGACACAAATAGGTCATCCATGGAAGTGGATGGGGCACAACCGTTCACTCTGCCTACAGTGACACTGGACGGGGAACCTATCCCGGAGAAGATCATTCTGGCCGCCCTGAAGTTCGGCGCCGTTCAGAACACTATTTTTCACGGAGAAAATAACTTTGACGCTTATGTGCAACAGAAATGGGAAAGCACTGTAAACACATTGATCCCCCGATTTCTTCTGGCCAGGGAAGGACAGCGGACCGGGATCATTATTGACGATAATCGATTTAACACCTTTATTGGCGAACGGATCGAGCAGTTTGGAGGTAAAGAGGCACTGGAAGGCATGTTTGAAACCGTCAAGCTTCCCTTTGAAGACTACGTTGCCCTTTCCCGCCAGGCGTTCGGCGCCCGCCTTTACGTAGAGAAGCTTTTTGAAAATATTATCGTTTCAGAGGAAGACGCACTTACCTACTACCAGGAAAACAAGGAGAGGTATGGAAAGCTGGGAACCCGCACCGTCTCATTTACACGCTACATTTTCCGCAAAGACCCGGTAGATATTGAATCTATTGGTGACCTTCGGGCAGCTGCATCCGATATAGGGACGAATAATACTTTGACAAAGGTCTCGGACAGATTACGGAAAAAGTATCCGGTCGACGTCACCAACATGTACGACATCGTCATCACCGAAAAGGTAACGGGCCCCCTCTGGATCGGGGCACAGGAACTTGCAAAGGGTCAGTGCGGTTATTTTCCATTCACAACAAGACCCGGCGTCAAGGAACACTACCTGATCCTGGTCAACCAGATCACCCCTGAGAACATAAGACCGTATGAGGAGATAAAAAGCAGGATCGTGAACAGGCTGGTAAAGGATCGTCAAAAGGCCATTCTGGAGCAGAAGGTCGCGGAACTGAAAGAGCGAACCCGGATCGAAATCCAGCAACCACAATAAACAACCCGGTAAAATATATATCCAAAACGTAACTGAGGCGGCCCACAAGGGGCCGCCTCAATTTGTTCATGCCATGCATCTTACACATGCCCGATTAAGCAGGTTAATGGAAAGAACCCTTGCTTGGTGAAATACCACGTATGGTCTTCCTTGCGTCCAGCCACTCCTCGATCATTTCACCCACGAGGCCGGCTTCCACAAGGTAATCAGCAGGGTATTCCCTGGCTCCCCTTTCCATGATCGCCATATTGGTTCTCTTAAGGGAATCCTGCTGAATCGAATTCTTTACCTGAGCGTATGCTTTTTCGAAAGGTTGAAGGTCTCCCCGTTTTTTGCCAAGGACTTTGTAGACAGCCCAGCCGGTTTTCTCATCCAGGGGCTTGGTTACATCCCCAACAGGGGTCATCTCGAGGGTAAGGATTGCCTTTTCAGAAAAATCTCCCTCCCGATAGGTCCCTTCCAGTACCTCAGGGCCACCTTTTGAATCACTACTTTTCACGAGTCCTTCCAGCGGTAATTCACGTTTAAGGTCTTTTGCAACATCCTCTGCAACATCTCGAGTGGCCAAACCCCGAACCCCCCTTACGCTGAATATCGCCTCTGGGGAATCTGCCTGCCCGGAGGAGTGAATATAAAAACTGAAAATTTCTTCATCGGAAGGCTCTGATTTTTTATTCATCCGGTCAAGGGCTGTCTGGACAAGGGCATCCTTCCAGGCACGATCCAGATTTTCCTTGTACTCTTTTTCCTCCAGAACACCCTGGGAAGCCGCTTCTTCACGCATGGCGAGGTCCGGCGCCACTTCCCTGATACGGCTCCACCATGTATTAACAGAGGTACTTGCCACAGCTTCCTGGCCCTTGGGCCAGAGTGTCAGGACAACCTTTTGCATCCAGTCCCAGGTGATCTCGTATTGGCCCACTGTTCCCAGTACAATGCTGCCATCTCCAGTTTCGAGGGCCTTTTCCAGGCTTCCCTCGACAGGCTTCAAGGGATATTTTTCAGGTATCTTTCCCTTCAGGGAGTCCACCGCCAGGGCTAAGAGGCGATTTTTAGCGCCCTCTACCATATTATCGATCTCTTCCGGCAACAACGGTCTTTTATCCTCCATGAAGAATATATTATAACCAAGACCGGTGGGGATGACGGTGCTTACCTCTCCCTTTTCCAGAAATTCAAGCCTTGAAATGATTTCCGCACCGTAGTGATGGGGCAAACCTGTGATAATCGGCTCAGTAAGAAGCCCACCGTTTTCTGATGCCGGCCCAACACTATGGTCCGTGGCCAGTTTTGCAAAATCCTCACCGGCAGCTGCGCGCTCCCGGATCCTCTGAGCCTCACCCAGTTCAAGGAGAACGATCTGACGTATAGTCATGACAAAGCCGGTTGACGGAACAGTAGCTCTCGCCACAGCATCGTCGATATTTACATCAGCATCCAACTTTTTGGAGTAATACTTCCCCGTCCACAGGGGGATCTTGGCCTCCCACGCTGACCGGATATCAGGAGAAACTTCCATAGATTCCTTGACAGCATCGAGGTAAAGGTAGTTCCGGTAGAGGACCGTCCTGGTGACAGCCCTGCTGGCCAGCTCCCGCGTGTCGTCCTGTTTGGGCCGGTTGTACAACCTGTCGAATACATCGCGAAGTTCCATCTTCGTAACCTTGGTCCCTTTAAAGGCGATGAGAACCGTTTCCGGGGGGGCGCTCAGCAGATCGGTTACCCTTTCCGCGGTGAAAACCTGTACCTCACCCTCAACCTCCTCGAACGGTTTAGGCTCACATGCTGTGAGAGCGAAGATAGCGCAAAGAATGGAAATAACGAGTGCAGTTATCTTAGGGACAGGGTTCCAATTGAATATGTAGGTCAATGGGTTTTCTCCAACGGTTATCAGTTTATCATCGATTAAAGGGGATGGCATAACGCCACCCCCCCGTTAATAATCAAAATCTTAGGGTTACAGGAACTGTCACTTTAATATGTCTTCTATGGCACTGTGGCTATCCGGGCTGTAGCCTGAAATGACCTGCCTTACCAAAGCTCCCTTTTCAAAGAGGACTGTGGCAGGAGTGAAGCTGACCCCGAACTTGGAGGCAATGGCGAAATCTGGGTCTACGTAAACCATCGCGCCTTCCATTTTTTTCATGTACACCTTCATCCAGCGTTCAACCATGTCCTTGCCGCCGATATCGATACTCACCAGATGGATGTTGGAACCGGGGTGGTCCTTGTAAAGCCACTTGATCTCCTGCAGACAGTTGTTGCAGGTGGTGTTGAAGAAAACAAGCGCACCGGGCTCCTTAAACAAGGTGTCCAGGCCCACGGTGGTTCCGTCAAGTTTGGTGATCATGACAGGCGGTTCCGAGGGCACTGTACTTCCGGGGGGAAAGCCGATGGCACTGGCCACAGGCACCATGGCCAACCCGATGCAAAGCACCATCAGGGCTATCAGTGAACGTTTACAATTCATGGGGTTACCTCCTTGAGCAGAGATTAAGAGGGGAGGAAGAGGGTAACACTGACACCCTCTCCCTCCCTGAAGCCAAGAGCAATATCACACGTACCTGGCTTTTTCAACTTTGCTGAAAAAACGGTTGCCCGTTATTTCGCGTGACACGCGTTGCAGAGCACAGCCTCATCAATGTATCCGCCTGTACCAGCGCCCGCCGTCTCCAGGATGTAGGTGGAACCATCCGTATCGGCATCGTGGGCCCTGTGACAGGACTCGCAGTTGATCTGGCCTGTGGAGGATCCGTCGGTGTTGGTACCAACGTGCGTGACACCGTTCTCACCGATGTTTGCATTGTTGGCAGTGACGGTTCCCATGCTGGTTGTATAATTTGGCAGAACCGGGTGTGTGGAACCGGTTCCCGGAGCTCCGCCATGGCATGAGGTACAAAGATACACAGTCGTTCCGCCATTGTCGTTGTTGCCAGCGGAGGACAGCAGCATACCGATACCGTCCAAGGTCGAGTTCTCGTTGTCAGAGTCTTCGTTGGTCCGCTCAGCAGCGTTGTAGTTGGTGCTGCCCGCATCGCTATCACCGTTGTTGGAGAATATGGCCTGCCCGGTGTCAGTCTTGATGATATGGCAGGAGGTACAGATCAGGGCCGAGTTGGCAAAACTGCCATCACTGGAGTAGTTGATGGGAGCAGTTGCACCGGCCTCGGGCGTGACAGCTGAACCGGATCCCTGGGCCCACTTGTAGTTGGCCGTGGCAATCTCACCAAGGACGTGGGTCCCGGCATCGGTGGTGTTGTGGCCTGTAAACCAGGAGGGGTTAACACCGTGACAGTCCACACACATGGAGTCGTCGGTGGCAACACCGGCCACGCCAGGGAAGGATGTAGCGTTGTTGTGGGCGCTCGCATTGGGTCCAGCGTGGCACGTCATGCAGCCCATAACGCCACCGGGGAAATCGTAGTAGTTGGTCGAGCCGGTCCAACCGGTGGGGTCGGTGGTGATCATGTTGACCATCACCTGGGTTCTGGCAGCACCACCCGCGACCACGTAGGAGGACCAATCCATGTCGGTGCCGATCTCGGTACCCGTGCCATCGGCGCGAAGATCGGTATCGCCGGTCACGGCAAAACCGGAGGGATGGTGACCAGGCTTGAAGTTGCCAGCACCGGTGCCGCTGTGGCAATCGGAACAGTAAGCAGCCTGGAGGGCGTACTCGTAGTTGGGGGGACCGACCGCGGTGTCGTCGTAGTTCGTGGCAAAGTGCATGTCGTGACACGACTGGCACACGATGACCTGGTTGGCGGCATCGGTGTTGAGCCACTTCGTACCTGCCGGCTCAGTAACATCAAAACCGGTGGCGGCGGTACCGTCGAAGGTGTTGTTAAAGGGGTGCGAGAAGGTAGCAAGAGCACCAGGGCCCGAGGTTGCGTTCGTGTAGTCGTGGCACTGGGAGCAGATGTCCGCAGATGCTGTGCCACTCGGGTCGGAGCTGTAGACTGTCAGGTCGTTATGACCAAAGTTCACCGCAAGGGTGACATCGGTCCCGGCGGCCAGACCATCGGCAACGCCGTAACCCGCATCACCCTTGCCGAGCTCGTTCCAGTGGACAACGTGACAGGTACCGCAGTTGATCTCACCGGTAACGGCAGCGCCGGCGTTGGCCTCGAACTTGGCGCCCAGGTTCCAGTGGTTACCGGTAACGGTAGGCGTATTGGCTTCCTGGGTCAGGAGTGCCCAGGTGCTGTTGAAGTCTGTGCCGTAGGCGTCAACACCGAACTGGAGCAGGTTGGCGTTGGTGCCAGCCTCGGCCAGGACCACGTTGGAAGCCGGGTGGTTCTGGCGGGCGTCGGCGCCGGCGTTGCCGCCGTCGTTCTCGTCGCGGGCCACGTGGCAATCCTCGCAGAAGGTCAGGAAGTCGCCTGCCACCAGGGCCAGGGAGCCCGTGGTGTTGGACCTGAGGAAGGGCCTGTAGGTGTTGTCGTGGATGTTATGACATGACTGGCAGCCGACGACCGCCCCCAGGGTGGCGTGGGTGCTTGTGCCGTAAACGGCATCAGTGAGAGTGGCTTCGAGGGCATCACCCCAGGACTCCAGAACCGAAAGGTCACGCCCGTGGGAACCTGACTGGAAGGGGTTGATCTCAGCGGCGTCCGTGTAGCCTGAGGCGTCGTTGTGACAGGCCCAGCAGATGGCGGCGATGGGATCGTTGTCCCACTGAGACCCGGTAGCCACGTCCGCAATGGCGGTGGGGAACAGCTTCTGACCGCCGGCACCGTGGGGGATGTGGCAGAAGGAGCAGGCGCCCTTCTGGGCCGCTCCACCCGTGTAGTCCTGGTGCAGGATCATGTTGTGACTAGAGTTTAGAAGCCCCGCGGACATGGCCGTACCGGTGCCGAAAGCCACCAGGGCCAAAACCATAAGAGCCAAAACAAGCTTGCGTTTCATAAGTTTTTCCTCCTATTGCGCTGTAAATAAATTATACTTCAAATCAATCCTCCCCAAAGGGAAGGCTTGGGGAAGGCTCCCCCTATCAATTGCCCTGAACCCGGGCACTGATTCTGTGTCCACCTCCTTTCATCTTTTGATCAGTTGTTCTTTCTCAAGCAGCTATAAACAAAAACAACGCTTCAGCTACACAGCCCTCAGCCACCCGGATCATATGGATCTGCCTGGGCCTTTCTTATAGGGCGTTTTTACTCCGTTTTTTCGGGCCTCTGGTCAGCCTGGTCCCAGAGAAGCTGGAATACGCCTATGCGCTTGGCGATCCCCTCCAGAACGAACAGGTACTTCTCGTCCTCGGAAACAGCGATCCCGCTCGGGGAGGCAATGGCCAGGTTCCCCGATTTGTCCTTATTCGTGACGCTCCAGTGAAACTCCCAGTTTCCGTCCTCGTCCTTGCGGAAAATCTGGACGTTGCTGGCCCTGATGTCGGCCGCGTACAGGTTACCCTTCTGTGTCAGGTCGATGCCGTAAATAGAGCTGAACTGCCCGATGTTGGAACCCAGGTTCCCGGTACTCTTTATCCGCTCATTACCTTCCGAGTCAAACCCCTCGATGGTGAAGATGCTGCTGATGAGAACCTCGCCATCCTTGTCGATCTTCAGGTATTTCGGGGTGTCGACTTTCCAGCGTGGCTCCGGTATTAGCTCAGCATCCGGGTCAAAGCCCACGGTCTCGATGAGTTCGCCGTCTGCAGTGTAGCGGACCAGCCTGAAGTTATCGGGATCGGAGATGAT carries:
- a CDS encoding tetratricopeptide repeat protein, which gives rise to FKKRNYPEAITYYQKALFIDPTFAMSYYNIALANENMGQQIDAIANYEKFLRFWLGDPKYKSIAQQKISRLRQNNQ
- a CDS encoding peptidylprolyl isomerase, with amino-acid sequence MKLNYIKYQIFPVFFLLLFGFSLLAPPVSLAFKTSEVNSDTNRSSMEVDGAQPFTLPTVTLDGEPIPEKIILAALKFGAVQNTIFHGENNFDAYVQQKWESTVNTLIPRFLLAREGQRTGIIIDDNRFNTFIGERIEQFGGKEALEGMFETVKLPFEDYVALSRQAFGARLYVEKLFENIIVSEEDALTYYQENKERYGKLGTRTVSFTRYIFRKDPVDIESIGDLRAAASDIGTNNTLTKVSDRLRKKYPVDVTNMYDIVITEKVTGPLWIGAQELAKGQCGYFPFTTRPGVKEHYLILVNQITPENIRPYEEIKSRIVNRLVKDRQKAILEQKVAELKERTRIEIQQPQ
- a CDS encoding peptidylprolyl isomerase yields the protein MTYIFNWNPVPKITALVISILCAIFALTACEPKPFEEVEGEVQVFTAERVTDLLSAPPETVLIAFKGTKVTKMELRDVFDRLYNRPKQDDTRELASRAVTRTVLYRNYLYLDAVKESMEVSPDIRSAWEAKIPLWTGKYYSKKLDADVNIDDAVARATVPSTGFVMTIRQIVLLELGEAQRIRERAAAGEDFAKLATDHSVGPASENGGLLTEPIITGLPHHYGAEIISRLEFLEKGEVSTVIPTGLGYNIFFMEDKRPLLPEEIDNMVEGAKNRLLALAVDSLKGKIPEKYPLKPVEGSLEKALETGDGSIVLGTVGQYEITWDWMQKVVLTLWPKGQEAVASTSVNTWWSRIREVAPDLAMREEAASQGVLEEKEYKENLDRAWKDALVQTALDRMNKKSEPSDEEIFSFYIHSSGQADSPEAIFSVRGVRGLATRDVAEDVAKDLKRELPLEGLVKSSDSKGGPEVLEGTYREGDFSEKAILTLEMTPVGDVTKPLDEKTGWAVYKVLGKKRGDLQPFEKAYAQVKNSIQQDSLKRTNMAIMERGAREYPADYLVEAGLVGEMIEEWLDARKTIRGISPSKGSFH
- a CDS encoding TlpA disulfide reductase family protein → MNCKRSLIALMVLCIGLAMVPVASAIGFPPGSTVPSEPPVMITKLDGTTVGLDTLFKEPGALVFFNTTCNNCLQEIKWLYKDHPGSNIHLVSIDIGGKDMVERWMKVYMKKMEGAMVYVDPDFAIASKFGVSFTPATVLFEKGALVRQVISGYSPDSHSAIEDILK
- a CDS encoding cytochrome c3 family protein, with protein sequence MKRKLVLALMVLALVAFGTGTAMSAGLLNSSHNMILHQDYTGGAAQKGACSFCHIPHGAGGQKLFPTAIADVATGSQWDNDPIAAICWACHNDASGYTDAAEINPFQSGSHGRDLSVLESWGDALEATLTDAVYGTSTHATLGAVVGCQSCHNIHDNTYRPFLRSNTTGSLALVAGDFLTFCEDCHVARDENDGGNAGADARQNHPASNVVLAEAGTNANLLQFGVDAYGTDFNSTWALLTQEANTPTVTGNHWNLGAKFEANAGAAVTGEINCGTCHVVHWNELGKGDAGYGVADGLAAGTDVTLAVNFGHNDLTVYSSDPSGTASADICSQCHDYTNATSGPGALATFSHPFNNTFDGTAATGFDVTEPAGTKWLNTDAANQVIVCQSCHDMHFATNYDDTAVGPPNYEYALQAAYCSDCHSGTGAGNFKPGHHPSGFAVTGDTDLRADGTGTEIGTDMDWSSYVVAGGAARTQVMVNMITTDPTGWTGSTNYYDFPGGVMGCMTCHAGPNASAHNNATSFPGVAGVATDDSMCVDCHGVNPSWFTGHNTTDAGTHVLGEIATANYKWAQGSGSAVTPEAGATAPINYSSDGSFANSALICTSCHIIKTDTGQAIFSNNGDSDAGSTNYNAAERTNEDSDNENSTLDGIGMLLSSAGNNDNGGTTVYLCTSCHGGAPGTGSTHPVLPNYTTSMGTVTANNANIGENGVTHVGTNTDGSSTGQINCESCHRAHDADTDGSTYILETAGAGTGGYIDEAVLCNACHAK